A window of Cohnella herbarum contains these coding sequences:
- the yfkAB gene encoding radical SAM/CxCxxxxC motif protein YfkAB: protein MQAISQPAAAAPFAPPAGWRALTPAYDPWDPIRSLQRFGRHELTSVEFTVTHLCNMRCEHCAVGDSLTMTEAPRVPMDLVFRRLDEVERLETISMTGGEPTFSMDTVRNVLIPLLKYARARGIRTQLNSNVTMDYERYELIAPFLDVMHISFNYTEAEDFHQVGFARTGRNVRLETTSKMYDRMIDNARKLSQGGLLVSAESMINYRTYNKITDIHRMIVEMGCQRHEVHPMYPSSFASGLPAITREQMFEAVETLLDNRNPDVWMLFGTLPFFACSENDEERRLVGRLREESNVTVRNDPDGRNRVNVNLFSGDVYVTDFAAVPAFGNIRNEKLDEVFANWREHPMQQAVNCHCPVANCCGPNLLVSDMYYRDADFTKRQAIP from the coding sequence ATGCAAGCAATTTCCCAACCGGCAGCAGCGGCTCCGTTCGCGCCGCCAGCGGGCTGGAGAGCATTAACCCCCGCTTATGATCCGTGGGATCCGATTCGTTCGTTGCAGCGGTTCGGGCGTCACGAGTTAACGAGCGTGGAATTTACCGTAACCCATCTGTGCAACATGAGATGCGAGCATTGCGCCGTCGGAGACAGCCTCACGATGACGGAAGCGCCGCGAGTGCCAATGGATCTCGTATTCAGAAGATTAGATGAAGTGGAGCGCCTCGAGACGATCAGCATGACCGGGGGAGAGCCGACTTTCAGCATGGATACGGTACGGAACGTGTTGATTCCTTTGCTCAAGTATGCGAGAGCGCGCGGAATAAGGACGCAATTGAACTCGAACGTAACGATGGATTACGAAAGATATGAGCTTATCGCTCCTTTTTTGGATGTCATGCACATATCTTTTAACTATACCGAAGCGGAAGATTTCCATCAGGTCGGCTTTGCCCGAACGGGACGGAACGTCCGGCTTGAAACGACTTCCAAGATGTACGATCGCATGATCGATAACGCGCGGAAGCTCTCGCAGGGCGGATTGCTCGTATCCGCGGAATCTATGATCAATTACCGCACTTATAACAAAATAACGGATATTCATCGGATGATCGTCGAGATGGGATGTCAGCGCCATGAAGTCCATCCGATGTATCCGAGCTCCTTCGCTTCCGGTCTTCCCGCCATCACCCGGGAGCAAATGTTCGAAGCCGTGGAGACGCTGCTCGATAACCGGAATCCGGACGTGTGGATGCTGTTCGGAACGTTGCCTTTCTTCGCTTGCAGCGAGAACGACGAGGAACGGCGATTGGTCGGAAGATTACGGGAGGAATCGAACGTTACGGTCCGGAACGATCCGGACGGACGGAATCGAGTAAACGTAAATCTGTTCAGCGGCGACGTCTACGTAACGGATTTCGCGGCGGTACCGGCTTTCGGCAACATCCGTAACGAGAAGCTTGACGAGGTGTTCGCCAACTGGCGCGAGCATCCGATGCAGCAAGCGGTAAATTGTCATTGTCCGGTCGCGAATTGCTGTGGTCCTAATCTACTTGTATCGGATATGTACTATCGCGATGCCGATTTTACTAAGAGGCAAGCAATCCCCTAA
- the ytvI gene encoding sporulation integral membrane protein YtvI — MPIRTLLLMVVSLAFLYLLFTVGAPFLLALVAAIFLEPLTSLLMSKSRMNRMAASTVSSTLFTVILLGLLGLIGMKLVSELRAFFDKLPMMLESANDYIRDLIEQAQRLSNKGGAPVPDQLEQWVSNATGALTQLSTKISGVLFGFASGIPDFFIFFIVFLVAVYLFTFSLPVMKSSFLSLFEDKSRLQVEEVLQSLRRSVFGFLRAQLLLSIITYILSFAGLLIIGTGYPLAIALLIVVVDILPVLGVGSALVPWAVYQLATGDVYTGVGLILLFLIITVVRRIVEPKILGDAVGIGALSALISLYVGYELVGVIGVFLGPIVVIVFMAMKKAGLFDFKIKFQ; from the coding sequence ATGCCGATTCGCACTCTGCTTTTGATGGTCGTTTCGCTAGCCTTTTTGTATTTATTGTTTACGGTAGGTGCGCCTTTCCTGTTAGCTCTCGTCGCTGCCATCTTCCTGGAGCCGTTAACTTCGTTGCTCATGAGCAAATCCCGAATGAACCGAATGGCGGCTTCAACGGTATCCAGCACTTTGTTTACGGTCATTTTGTTAGGATTGCTGGGCTTGATCGGGATGAAGCTAGTCAGCGAGCTCAGGGCTTTCTTCGATAAGCTGCCCATGATGCTTGAGAGCGCGAATGATTACATACGCGATTTAATAGAGCAAGCTCAGAGATTATCGAACAAAGGGGGAGCGCCGGTACCCGATCAATTGGAGCAATGGGTATCGAACGCGACCGGGGCTTTAACGCAATTATCAACGAAAATTTCCGGCGTTTTGTTCGGATTTGCTTCGGGCATTCCGGACTTCTTTATTTTCTTTATCGTATTTCTGGTTGCCGTATATTTATTTACGTTCAGCTTGCCGGTGATGAAGAGCTCGTTCCTGTCTCTATTCGAGGACAAATCAAGGTTGCAAGTCGAAGAAGTTCTTCAAAGTTTGCGCAGGTCGGTGTTCGGTTTTCTCCGTGCGCAATTGCTGCTTAGCATTATTACATACATCTTATCGTTCGCCGGATTGCTTATTATCGGGACGGGATATCCGCTTGCGATTGCGTTGTTGATCGTTGTCGTCGATATTCTGCCCGTGCTCGGAGTCGGATCCGCTCTTGTTCCTTGGGCCGTATACCAGTTGGCGACCGGAGACGTTTATACGGGTGTCGGCTTAATCTTACTCTTCTTGATCATTACGGTCGTTCGACGGATCGTAGAGCCTAAGATTCTCGGAGATGCGGTCGGCATAGGCGCTTTATCCGCATTGATAAGCTTATATGTCGGTTACGAACTCGTCGGCGTCATCGGAGTGTTCTTGGGTCCGATCGTCGTGATCGTGTTCATGGCGATGAAGAAGGCCGGATTGTTCGATTTCAAAATCAAGTTCCAGTAA
- a CDS encoding hemolysin family protein yields MYLELQWGLIFWNVVLVLFLVFLNGFFVASEFALVKVRQTRLTQLSNEGNVRAKYALKVNKRLDAYLSATQLGITLASLGLGWVGEPAIADLIIAPLLHEFGVTDETIIHTVAFTVAFCVITFLHIVLGELAPKSLAIQRSVGVSLWLSFPLLMFYRLFLPVIWFLNGTANRLLKLVGVEPASEHEAAHTEEEIRILMDQSAKSGIIDKDEMTLFDNVFEFADRVAREIMLPRTDMDCLFTNISYADNLKQVYLTKHTRYPVGLEDKDQILGFVHITDLLTADPDEEHDLKDFLRPILSVPESMEVSKILKLMQRKKSQVAIVIDEYGGTAGMLTAETILEELVGELHDEFDDELPMVVVKGELTSVDGRILIEDVNHLFGLDIEDEEVDSIGGWLFNHLEGNISKGQKVIHDSYVFEIAQTERLRVQRVHIYKNKIALVDPATNDSQTTDRLK; encoded by the coding sequence ATTTACTTGGAACTACAATGGGGTTTAATATTCTGGAACGTTGTTCTGGTATTGTTCTTAGTGTTTCTTAACGGATTTTTCGTAGCTTCCGAATTCGCATTGGTTAAAGTACGTCAGACGCGGCTTACCCAGTTAAGCAACGAAGGGAACGTGCGCGCCAAATACGCGCTTAAGGTCAATAAGAGGCTTGACGCCTATTTGTCGGCGACCCAACTCGGCATTACGTTGGCTTCGCTAGGTCTCGGCTGGGTGGGAGAGCCTGCGATCGCCGATTTGATCATCGCTCCCCTTCTGCACGAGTTCGGAGTGACCGACGAAACGATTATTCATACCGTCGCGTTCACGGTCGCCTTCTGCGTTATCACCTTCTTGCATATCGTGCTCGGGGAATTGGCACCGAAATCGCTCGCCATTCAGCGTTCAGTTGGCGTATCGCTATGGCTCTCTTTCCCGCTTCTTATGTTCTACCGGCTGTTCCTCCCCGTCATCTGGTTTCTGAACGGGACGGCCAATCGCTTGCTTAAGCTGGTCGGCGTGGAACCCGCGAGCGAGCACGAAGCGGCGCATACGGAAGAAGAAATCCGTATTCTAATGGATCAAAGCGCGAAGAGCGGCATCATCGATAAGGACGAAATGACGTTATTCGATAACGTCTTCGAATTCGCGGATCGCGTCGCCCGCGAGATTATGTTGCCGAGAACGGACATGGATTGCTTATTCACGAACATATCGTATGCGGACAACTTAAAACAAGTTTACCTGACGAAGCATACGCGCTATCCGGTCGGACTCGAAGATAAGGATCAAATTCTCGGTTTCGTACATATTACGGATTTGTTGACCGCGGACCCGGACGAGGAACACGATCTGAAGGACTTCCTCAGACCGATTCTGAGCGTGCCCGAGTCGATGGAAGTCAGCAAAATCTTGAAGCTCATGCAACGCAAAAAGTCCCAAGTCGCGATCGTCATCGACGAATACGGCGGTACGGCCGGCATGCTCACTGCCGAAACGATACTGGAGGAGCTTGTCGGCGAACTGCACGACGAATTCGACGACGAACTTCCGATGGTCGTCGTGAAAGGGGAATTAACGTCCGTTGACGGGCGTATTCTTATTGAAGACGTGAATCATCTGTTCGGTCTCGATATCGAAGACGAAGAAGTGGATTCGATCGGCGGCTGGTTGTTTAACCATCTTGAAGGCAATATCTCCAAAGGCCAGAAAGTGATCCACGATAGTTACGTGTTCGAGATCGCGCAAACCGAACGCTTGCGAGTCCAGCGGGTGCATATCTATAAAAATAAAATCGCGCTCGTTGATCCGGCAACGAACGATTCGCAAACGACTGATCGGTTGAAATAA